In Thermobaculum terrenum ATCC BAA-798, the DNA window GGGTTATAGGCCTGAAGTTGTAGCTTATGCTCACCTTGATGCTGCCGTTGGGGGATGTACCGGAGCGTGTGATCGTTACATTTGAGTTCGAGAGTGGCACCCCGGTAGATTTTTGTAGCACCGTGTTGATGATCTCGGCATCTGAATGTGATTTGACTATCCCGTAGCGTGCACCTTCCCTAGCTGCGTTGGCTATAGCGTTGTAGTACCAAATGGCTCTGCCGAAATCCACGGTAAGCATTATGAGCAGAAGCATAATAGGGATAGTCAGAGCGAATTCGACTATCGCTTGTCCTGGCAGGTGTTTATTGTTCCTTATAATGCTTCTGCTCATATGCTCCTGCCTAAGGGTTTAGTGTGATCTGTGCTGCTGGCATCCTGCTGGTGGCTCTCAGGTTTATGTTCTGACCTAATAGCTGTTGCACCAAGGGCGTTATTAGCTTGAAGTTATACTGCACTGTAACGCTCACATATCTGTCACCCGTGCTGGGATCTACGGTAGGTCCTGAGGGTGTGACCGTTATATATGGTCCTAAGGCGCCAGCCTCTCTTACCGCTATCGATATAGCCTGCCCACTTTGATCCGTGTGGAGCGAATAGTACCTAGCGCCCTCGCGAGCGGCATTGGTAATGGTTTCCTGAAAGTAGAAAGCCCTACCTAGATCCAGCAAACCCAGGGTGATGAGCAGCAACACTGGTAAAATCAGAGCAAACTCTACTATAGACTGCCCCTCTAACGCCTTACATTTCCTTGGTGCCTGTCTATACTCGTACATACTCAAGTTAAGATTGTCCTGTATGTTTTTATGGGAAAGCGTTTACTGCTCTGTAGTAGTAGGTCAATAGGGTTTGCCCAAATAGATCAAGAGCTGCAAATACCACTAGCGCTACCACTAGAATAATGACAGCGTACTCCACAAGTCCTTGGCCCTCCACTGCCAGGAGCAGTTTCCCGGGTAGTTGGTTGATCCTACGAGATAGGTTTTGTAGATTCATCCTAAAATTCTCCTGGCTCGTTATTGTGGAGATTATGGCTAAGGGCCAGCTGTAAGTACAGCTGGCCCTTAGCTTAGGGGGCTGAACCTGAGATTAGCTACCCGATCCTGATAGAGTCTGTGTGATCCTCTGGAATACGTTGCTTATTTGGCCACCGAGCAATCCCAGTGCAACAATCGCTGCGATGCTTACCAGTACGATGATAAGTGCGTACTCTACCATGCCCTGGCCTTCCCTGGGATTCATGGCTGACTCGAGGGCAAGGTTCACCTCGGTCATCAACCTTACATACAACTCGTTTAGCTT includes these proteins:
- a CDS encoding TadE family protein produces the protein MSRSIIRNNKHLPGQAIVEFALTIPIMLLLIMLTVDFGRAIWYYNAIANAAREGARYGIVKSHSDAEIINTVLQKSTGVPLSNSNVTITRSGTSPNGSIKVSISYNFRPITPLVSNLIPGGQINLRASSEMSLEQ
- a CDS encoding Flp family type IVb pilin — encoded protein: MQKLNELYVRLMTEVNLALESAMNPREGQGMVEYALIIVLVSIAAIVALGLLGGQISNVFQRITQTLSGSGS
- a CDS encoding TadE family protein, whose amino-acid sequence is MYEYRQAPRKCKALEGQSIVEFALILPVLLLITLGLLDLGRAFYFQETITNAAREGARYYSLHTDQSGQAISIAVREAGALGPYITVTPSGPTVDPSTGDRYVSVTVQYNFKLITPLVQQLLGQNINLRATSRMPAAQITLNP